One Pecten maximus chromosome 7, xPecMax1.1, whole genome shotgun sequence genomic window carries:
- the LOC117331231 gene encoding E3 ubiquitin-protein ligase HUWE1-like: MKIDRNKLKKSTTEVPADCRALIEKLKIATEETLLEELRAVKAWSYGKCELYHWSDVLDKFDEVLERACKKEGEKKWMLSCDRSGEEQLKDLLLVILHFTSLLIEHSFSRHLYNSMEHLTCLLSSSDMTVVLAVLNLLYVFSKRSNHITRLSSDKKQGLIVRLTHLAESWGGKDNGFGLSECCSNDPISNFPTSATTLHFEFYVDNKEDKGKKNKLVISVNKITTKSSKP; encoded by the exons ATGAAGATCGAcagaaataaattgaaaaagtCTACTACAGAGGTG CCTGCAGATTGTCGGGCCCTCATTGAAAAGCTAAAGATCGCTACAGAGGAGACTCTTCTGGAGGAACTGAGAGCAGTAAAGGCCTGGTCTTATGGAAAG TGCGAGTTATACCACTGGTCAGATGTTTTGGATAAGTTTGACGAGGTCCTGGAAAGGGCATGCAAAAAAGAAGGCGAGAAAAAATGGATGTTGTCCTGTGACAGATCCGGCGAGGAACAG TTGAAGGACCTATTATTGGTGATTCTACACTTCACATCATTGCTGATCGAGCACAGTTTCTCTCGCCATCTTTACAACTCCATGGAACATCTGACATGTCTATTGTCCTCATCTGATATGACTGTGGTTCTGGCGGTGCTCAACCTTCTATATGTTTTTAG cAAAAGATCTAACCACATAACTCGCCTGAGCAGTGACAAGAAACAAGGCCTGATTGTCAGACTGACACACTTAGCGGAG AGTTGGGGCGGTAAAGACAATGGTTTTGGTCTTTCTGAGTGCTGCAGTAATGACCCAATCTCC AACTTTCCTACAAGTGCCACAACACTGCATTTTGAGTTTTATGTGGACAATAAGGAGGACAAAGGCAAGAAG